A DNA window from Chiroxiphia lanceolata isolate bChiLan1 chromosome 6, bChiLan1.pri, whole genome shotgun sequence contains the following coding sequences:
- the BRMS1L gene encoding breast cancer metastasis-suppressor 1-like protein has translation MPVHSREKKENNHDEMEVDYGENEGSSSEEEETESSSVSEEGDSSEMDDEDCERRRMECLDEMSNLEKQFTDLKDQLYKERLSQVDAKLQEVIAGKAPEYLEPLAALQENMQIRTKVAGIYRELCLESVKNKYECEIQASRQHCESEKLLLYDTVQSELEEKIRRLEEDRHSIDITSELWNDELQSRKKRKDPFSPDKKKPVVVSGPYIVYMLQDLDILEDWTTIRKAMATLGPHRVKPEPPVKLEKHLHSARSEEGRLYYDGEWYGRGQTICIDKKDECPTSAIITTINHDEVWFKRPDGSKSKLYISQLQKGKYSIKHNHN, from the exons ATGCCGGTCCATTCCcgggagaagaaggagaataATCACGATGAGATGGAGGTGGACTACGGAGAGAACGAGGGCAGCAGctcggaggaggaggagaccgAGAGCTCATCAGTCTCCGAGGAGGGGGATAGCTCAG aAATGGATGATGAGGACTGTGAAAGAAGAAGAATGGAGTGTTTAGATGAAATGTCCAATCTTGAAAAGCAATTTacagaccttaaagatca actCTACAAAGAAAGATTAAGCCAAGTGGATGCAAAACTACAAGAGGTCATAGCTGGAAAAGCACCTGAATATTTAGAACCACTGGCAGCTTTAcaagaaaatatgcaaatcCGAACCAAGGTGGCAG GTATCTATAGAGAGCTTTGTCTGGAATCTGTGAAGAACAAGTACGAATGTGAAATTCAAGCCTCTCGACAGCACTGTGAG AGTGAGAAGCTTCTCTTGTATGATACCGTACAAAGTGAACTAGAAGAGAAGATTAGAAGACTTGAAGAAGACAGACATAGCATTGACATTACCTCAG AATTATGGAATGATGAGCTCCAGtccaggaagaaaaggaaggatcCGTTTAGTCCAGATAAGAAGAAACCTGTTGTTGTATCAG GCCCCTATATAGTTTATATGTTACAAGACCTTGATATACTTGAAGACTGGACAACAATAAGGAAG GCAATGGCTACGCTGGGGCCACACAGAGTAAAGCCAGAAC CACCTGTCAAATTAGAAAAGCATCTACATAGTGCTAGGTCTGAAGAAGGAAGACTCTACTACGATGGAGAGTGGTACGGACGAGGACAGACGATATGCATTGATAAGAAAGATGAATGTCCTACAAG TGCCATAATTACAACAATTAACCATGATGAAGTTTGGTTTAAAAGACCGGATGGAAGCAAGTCCAAGCTGTATATTTCTCAactacagaaaggaaaatattcaatAAAGCATAACCACAACTGA